From one Neofelis nebulosa isolate mNeoNeb1 chromosome 4, mNeoNeb1.pri, whole genome shotgun sequence genomic stretch:
- the CHST13 gene encoding carbohydrate sulfotransferase 13 isoform X2 produces MESFENSLGSGWLSGKRRSPLQMLYDADQGPRSAMAEVHRQRRDLLRRACSRHTRRQRLLGPEDLRHVLVDDAHGLLYCYVPKVACTNWKRVLLALSGRARGDPRAIPAHEAHAPGRLPSLADFSPAEINRRLRAYLAFLFVREPFERLASAYRNKLARPYSAAFQRRYGTRIVRRLRPRAHPDALARGHDVRFAEFLAYLLDPRTRREEPFNEHWERAHALCHPCRLRYDVVGKFETLAEDAAFVLDLVGAPGLRFPAPPPRAKAAAARDLAERLFRDISPFYQRRLYDLYRMDFLLFNYSAPSYLRLH; encoded by the exons CATTTGAAAACAGCCTGggctctggctggctcagtgggaagaggagGAGTCCCCTGCAGATGCTGTATGATGCGGACCAG GGCCCGCGCTCGGCCATGGCCGAGGTGCACCGGCAGCGGCGCGACCTGCTGCGGCGCGCCTGCAGCCGCCACACACGGCGGCAGCGCCTGCTGGGGCCCGAGGACCTGCGGCACGTGCTGGTGGACGACGCGCACGGCCTGCTCTACTGCTACGTGCCCAAGGTGGCCTGCACCAACTGGAAGCGCGTGCTGCTGGCGCTGAGCGGCCGCGCCCGCGGCGACCCGCGCGCCATCCCCGCGCACGAGGCGCACGCGCCGGGCCGCCTGCCCTCGCTGGCCGACTTCAGCCCGGCCGAGATCAACCGGCGCCTGCGCGCCTACCTGGCCTTCCTCTTCGTGCGCGAGCCCTTCGAGCGCCTGGCGTCGGCCTACCGCAACAAGCTGGCGCGGCCCTACAGCGCCGCCTTCCAGCGGCGCTACGGCACGCGCATCGTGCGGCGCCTGCGGCCGCGCGCGCACCCGGACGCGCTGGCCCGCGGCCACGACGTGCGCTTCGCCGAGTTCCTGGCCTACCTGCTGGACCCGCGCACGCGCCGCGAGGAGCCCTTCAACGAGCACTGGGAGCGCGCGCACGCTCTCTGCCACCCGTGCCGCCTGCGCTACGACGTGGTGGGCAAGTTCGAGACGCTGGCGGAGGACGCGGCCTTCGTGCTCGACCTGGTGGGCGCGCCGGGCCTGCGCTtccccgcgccgccgccccgGGCCAAGGCGGCCGCCGCGCGCGACCTCGCCGAGCGCCTCTTCCGGGACATCAGCCCCTTCTACCAGCGGCGTCTCTACGACCTCTACAGGATGGATTTTCTGCTCTTCAACTACTCTGCTCCTTCCTACCTGCGGCTGCACTAG
- the CHST13 gene encoding carbohydrate sulfotransferase 13 isoform X1, producing the protein MGRRCWRRRALAAACLGAALLLLGAAPRALRPAFENSLGSGWLSGKRRSPLQMLYDADQGPRSAMAEVHRQRRDLLRRACSRHTRRQRLLGPEDLRHVLVDDAHGLLYCYVPKVACTNWKRVLLALSGRARGDPRAIPAHEAHAPGRLPSLADFSPAEINRRLRAYLAFLFVREPFERLASAYRNKLARPYSAAFQRRYGTRIVRRLRPRAHPDALARGHDVRFAEFLAYLLDPRTRREEPFNEHWERAHALCHPCRLRYDVVGKFETLAEDAAFVLDLVGAPGLRFPAPPPRAKAAAARDLAERLFRDISPFYQRRLYDLYRMDFLLFNYSAPSYLRLH; encoded by the exons CATTTGAAAACAGCCTGggctctggctggctcagtgggaagaggagGAGTCCCCTGCAGATGCTGTATGATGCGGACCAG GGCCCGCGCTCGGCCATGGCCGAGGTGCACCGGCAGCGGCGCGACCTGCTGCGGCGCGCCTGCAGCCGCCACACACGGCGGCAGCGCCTGCTGGGGCCCGAGGACCTGCGGCACGTGCTGGTGGACGACGCGCACGGCCTGCTCTACTGCTACGTGCCCAAGGTGGCCTGCACCAACTGGAAGCGCGTGCTGCTGGCGCTGAGCGGCCGCGCCCGCGGCGACCCGCGCGCCATCCCCGCGCACGAGGCGCACGCGCCGGGCCGCCTGCCCTCGCTGGCCGACTTCAGCCCGGCCGAGATCAACCGGCGCCTGCGCGCCTACCTGGCCTTCCTCTTCGTGCGCGAGCCCTTCGAGCGCCTGGCGTCGGCCTACCGCAACAAGCTGGCGCGGCCCTACAGCGCCGCCTTCCAGCGGCGCTACGGCACGCGCATCGTGCGGCGCCTGCGGCCGCGCGCGCACCCGGACGCGCTGGCCCGCGGCCACGACGTGCGCTTCGCCGAGTTCCTGGCCTACCTGCTGGACCCGCGCACGCGCCGCGAGGAGCCCTTCAACGAGCACTGGGAGCGCGCGCACGCTCTCTGCCACCCGTGCCGCCTGCGCTACGACGTGGTGGGCAAGTTCGAGACGCTGGCGGAGGACGCGGCCTTCGTGCTCGACCTGGTGGGCGCGCCGGGCCTGCGCTtccccgcgccgccgccccgGGCCAAGGCGGCCGCCGCGCGCGACCTCGCCGAGCGCCTCTTCCGGGACATCAGCCCCTTCTACCAGCGGCGTCTCTACGACCTCTACAGGATGGATTTTCTGCTCTTCAACTACTCTGCTCCTTCCTACCTGCGGCTGCACTAG